Proteins from a single region of Apium graveolens cultivar Ventura chromosome 7, ASM990537v1, whole genome shotgun sequence:
- the LOC141674533 gene encoding uncharacterized protein LOC141674533 has translation MHVNTVVRQPPLHPGKKQEQRRARKLGVKSNTAPVLRPREEGKGPMGFPPLHLHPAEAAPKLLPVDPSVQLVQNSVYSPAPISGEYIENNQGSSTGEDRVGEADGPGPQSIKSQIPEAFLEMMQEEAEAWRIN, from the exons ATGCATGTGAATACTGTTGTGAGACAGCCCCCGCTGCATCCAGGAAAAAAGCAGGAGCAGCGGAGAGCTCGCAAGCTTGGTGTGAAGTCGAACACGGCCCCTGTTCTACGCCCCAGAGAAGAAGGAAAGGGGCCTATGGGGTTTCCTCCACTCCACTTGCATCCTGCTGAGGCTGCTCCTAAACTTCTCCCG GTTGATCCTTCTGTTCAACTAGTTCAGAATTCGGTCTATTCACCAGCACCTATTTCAG GTGAATACATTGAGAACAACCAAGGGTCATCGACAGGAGAAGACCGAGTAGGTGAAGCAGAT GGACCAGGCCCTCAATCAATTAAGAGTCAGATACCAGAGGCATTTCTTGAGATGATGCAGGAAGAAGCAGAAGCTTGGAGAATAAATTGA